A stretch of the Glutamicibacter sp. JL.03c genome encodes the following:
- the yidC gene encoding membrane protein insertase YidC, which translates to MNNFLDTILTPFTYAVSWVLWAFHELFTRIGMDEGSGVTWTLSIIFLVLLIRTLLIPVFVKQIKSQRAMQALQPDLRKLQAKYKGKTDQMSRQAMVQEQQELFKKHKTNPLSSCLPLLIQMPFFFALFRVLNNASHASENGQSVGALSVENIRSFDSAQIFGAPLSETFLGTINSGSMNWAVIIVAVVMILAMTASQFFTQRQLMTKNMSKEALEGPFMQQQKMMLYILPLVFGIGGINFPVGVLIYWTATNLWTLGQQFWVIRNNPTPGSEAERELNARRAARGLPPVGVKKEDAAAAAEEAAKQAAKGQREQPKRNNRRKKK; encoded by the coding sequence ATGAACAACTTCCTAGACACGATATTGACTCCGTTTACATATGCGGTGTCGTGGGTTTTGTGGGCTTTCCACGAACTGTTCACCCGGATTGGGATGGATGAAGGGTCAGGCGTTACCTGGACCCTGTCGATCATCTTCCTTGTGCTGTTGATCCGTACCCTGCTGATTCCGGTCTTCGTCAAGCAGATCAAGTCGCAGCGCGCCATGCAAGCACTGCAGCCTGACCTTCGCAAGCTGCAGGCTAAGTACAAGGGCAAGACCGACCAGATGTCGCGTCAGGCCATGGTTCAAGAGCAGCAAGAGCTGTTCAAGAAGCATAAGACCAACCCTCTGTCTTCATGCCTTCCGCTGCTGATCCAGATGCCCTTCTTCTTTGCGCTGTTCCGCGTACTGAACAACGCATCCCACGCCAGCGAGAACGGCCAGTCCGTTGGTGCATTGTCCGTTGAGAACATTCGTAGCTTCGATAGCGCGCAGATCTTCGGTGCTCCGCTGTCCGAGACCTTCCTTGGAACCATTAACTCTGGCTCTATGAATTGGGCTGTGATCATCGTTGCCGTGGTCATGATCCTAGCGATGACTGCATCACAGTTCTTCACCCAGCGCCAGCTGATGACCAAGAACATGAGCAAGGAAGCCCTCGAGGGCCCGTTCATGCAGCAGCAGAAGATGATGCTGTACATCCTGCCTTTGGTCTTCGGTATCGGTGGCATCAACTTCCCAGTTGGTGTTCTGATTTACTGGACCGCAACCAACCTGTGGACTTTGGGCCAGCAGTTCTGGGTTATCCGTAACAACCCAACCCCAGGTTCGGAAGCAGAGCGTGAGCTGAATGCTCGCCGTGCAGCCAGGGGCCTGCCACCTGTAGGCGTTAAGAAGGAAGATGCAGCTGCCGCTGCAGAAGAAGCCGCAAAGCAGGCTGCCAAGGGCCAGCGTGAACAACCAAAGCGTAATAACCGCCGGAAGAAGAAGTAG
- the yidD gene encoding membrane protein insertion efficiency factor YidD has product MRKDSAPRTGVLWFIIDIPRNIVIGLLKIYRKIISPLYGDVCRYFPSCSAYGLEAVTQHGVIKGAGLTTWRILRCNPWSHGGVDHVPEGPRIWPEGKLPRIIVLNHPVIPDDEDAADSGRKELDH; this is encoded by the coding sequence ATGCGTAAGGATTCTGCTCCCCGGACCGGTGTTTTGTGGTTCATCATCGATATTCCACGCAACATAGTTATCGGGTTGCTCAAGATCTACCGAAAAATCATCTCGCCGCTTTATGGCGATGTATGCCGATACTTTCCTAGCTGTTCTGCCTATGGGCTCGAAGCAGTGACTCAGCACGGCGTTATTAAAGGTGCCGGACTGACCACTTGGCGTATCCTTCGGTGCAATCCGTGGTCTCACGGAGGCGTCGATCATGTTCCCGAGGGACCAAGGATTTGGCCAGAAGGCAAACTGCCGAGGATCATAGTTCTGAATCATCCTGTGATTCCCGACGATGAAGACGCCGCGGATAGCGGCCGCAAGGAGCTCGACCACTGA
- the rnpA gene encoding ribonuclease P protein component, which produces MLPKNQRLRLAQDLTATVRSGVRSGRRNVVLYARRRQTDEFAGDRFGFIVSKAVGIAVKRNLAKRRMREIAHELRRVDGDIDIVVRALPGAAELSWEELRSQINASFSAALRKLEDR; this is translated from the coding sequence ATGTTGCCAAAGAATCAGCGACTGCGCCTAGCGCAGGATCTTACAGCCACAGTACGTTCCGGCGTCCGAAGCGGACGCCGGAACGTCGTGCTATATGCACGCCGTCGTCAGACCGATGAGTTTGCCGGGGACCGGTTTGGATTCATAGTTTCCAAGGCTGTAGGTATCGCCGTTAAAAGGAACCTCGCTAAACGACGAATGCGGGAAATCGCCCACGAGCTTCGGCGCGTGGATGGCGATATCGATATTGTCGTGCGTGCGCTTCCAGGTGCCGCGGAACTTTCGTGGGAAGAACTTCGTTCCCAGATAAACGCATCATTTTCAGCTGCGTTACGGAAGCTCGAGGATCGCTGA
- the rpmH gene encoding 50S ribosomal protein L34 encodes MSKRTFQPNNRRRSKKHGFRLRMRTRAGRAILSARRGKGRSELSA; translated from the coding sequence GTGAGCAAGCGGACTTTTCAGCCTAACAACCGTCGTCGTTCGAAGAAGCACGGTTTCCGTCTTCGTATGCGTACCCGTGCAGGTCGTGCCATCCTTTCGGCACGTCGCGGCAAGGGCCGTTCCGAACTCTCAGCATAA